A portion of the Chryseobacterium shandongense genome contains these proteins:
- a CDS encoding VirB4 family type IV secretion system protein, translating to MENYVLGEQGNFALGFRFQMPEKYSLGENDFDLLNDYWNKALRDLPTGTIFFKQDIFSEDKFDAKQFPTRNFLERKTKEYFDGMDYISHQTNVFFILPNTSIQLSKLKNPIRPPQKRMFAEFDDKIKNFIASVGQVITYLRSVKLSGNNHFKIQPLSKEYLNTYYEYINSGLNKDYSVDIRNEWDFLKIGSKYASILKFPQENKFPEKLRSCRADADLSNDKIKFFRNYGDNFSHDLGFTHIYNQIAVLDDNKYHYNQAQKNHDDLYKFRRFDKTNEYWAEQTGDMLKEMAKHSDTERIVRAHNNIVIFANTENDLNNRIDTVTERFKDIDIKPERPFGDNLTALYEFSYPLNSHLFVDDHYYIANLEVFSSFLTCTGKYNNDKEGLRLNSRLAGMVPVTVDVWDEDKNYVDARNFFILSPTGGGKSFTANHIISHHYSDGAKQVIIDLGGSYRKLEALFPNDIAYITYKEGDNLGVNPFELRSNEILTTAKIDELVEFIGVHFRRDGTLSEQERAVLRRVVELYYKNIKRGHSLPSFINSFIIDKNDIIEHLEIQKEFFNADEFVLLMSEFVDGGAYSFLYDESKPTFGTELYEKNIIVFELDAIRRNKLLLSIMLQLISTTIDKMIWQDKSTRGVILFDEVAEQLKWDGMLRRIQWFYQAIRKQNGSIGIVLQSIAQLPKNELSDAIIDNTQILYVLGAKDYKAIQERFNLSDHAYYQMSSIKKNFSGERKYSQLFLLRGDTHQVYNLEVPPEVFWAYQTDGAMNTLLMKAYDITKDMETAIKIMIENQPKFEQIRDDLKGRKIDEEESINIIKRITKNYEYEKETF from the coding sequence ATGGAAAATTATGTGTTAGGGGAGCAAGGAAATTTCGCATTAGGTTTTAGGTTCCAGATGCCGGAGAAATATTCCCTGGGAGAGAATGATTTTGACTTATTAAATGATTACTGGAATAAGGCACTGAGAGATTTGCCAACCGGAACAATCTTTTTTAAGCAGGATATTTTTTCAGAAGATAAATTTGATGCAAAGCAATTTCCGACAAGAAATTTTTTAGAGCGAAAAACCAAGGAATATTTTGATGGGATGGACTACATTTCCCATCAAACGAATGTATTTTTTATCCTGCCCAACACTTCTATACAGTTGTCTAAATTAAAAAATCCTATCCGTCCGCCACAGAAACGAATGTTTGCGGAATTTGACGATAAGATTAAAAATTTTATTGCTTCGGTTGGCCAGGTAATAACTTATCTGCGGTCTGTTAAATTAAGTGGTAATAATCATTTTAAGATTCAACCCCTTTCAAAGGAATATCTGAATACGTACTATGAATACATCAACAGTGGATTGAACAAGGATTATAGTGTAGATATCCGCAATGAATGGGATTTTTTGAAAATAGGAAGCAAATATGCGTCTATCCTTAAATTTCCGCAGGAAAACAAGTTTCCTGAGAAACTAAGATCCTGCAGAGCTGATGCCGACCTGAGTAATGACAAAATCAAATTTTTCAGAAATTACGGTGATAATTTCAGCCATGATTTAGGATTTACCCACATCTACAATCAAATAGCAGTACTGGATGATAACAAGTATCACTACAACCAGGCCCAGAAGAATCATGACGACCTGTATAAGTTCAGGAGGTTTGATAAGACGAATGAATATTGGGCTGAACAGACGGGCGATATGCTTAAAGAAATGGCAAAACATTCTGATACGGAGAGAATTGTCCGGGCACATAATAACATCGTAATTTTTGCCAATACTGAAAATGATCTTAATAACAGAATTGATACTGTTACTGAACGCTTTAAAGATATTGATATTAAGCCAGAAAGGCCTTTCGGGGATAACCTTACCGCCTTATATGAATTTTCCTATCCATTAAATTCACATTTATTTGTTGATGATCATTATTACATTGCCAATTTAGAAGTGTTTTCGTCTTTTCTTACCTGTACAGGAAAATATAACAATGACAAGGAGGGCTTAAGACTCAATTCAAGATTGGCCGGGATGGTTCCGGTAACCGTGGATGTTTGGGATGAAGATAAAAATTATGTTGACGCAAGAAACTTTTTTATACTGTCGCCAACAGGCGGTGGAAAGTCTTTTACAGCCAATCATATCATTTCACACCATTATTCAGATGGAGCGAAACAGGTCATTATTGATTTAGGGGGTTCTTACAGAAAACTCGAAGCCTTATTCCCTAATGATATTGCCTACATCACCTACAAAGAAGGAGATAATTTAGGGGTTAACCCTTTCGAATTGCGGTCAAATGAAATCCTGACTACTGCCAAAATCGATGAATTGGTCGAATTCATCGGGGTACACTTCCGCAGGGATGGAACATTGTCAGAACAGGAAAGAGCTGTCCTGAGAAGAGTGGTAGAATTGTATTATAAGAACATCAAAAGAGGACATTCCCTGCCTTCGTTTATCAATTCATTCATCATCGACAAGAACGATATCATAGAACATCTTGAAATACAAAAGGAATTCTTTAATGCAGATGAATTTGTATTGCTCATGAGTGAGTTTGTGGATGGCGGAGCTTACTCCTTTTTATATGACGAGAGTAAACCAACGTTTGGAACTGAATTGTACGAGAAAAACATTATTGTCTTTGAGTTGGATGCTATCCGGAGAAATAAATTATTGCTGTCTATCATGCTGCAGCTTATTTCGACTACGATTGATAAAATGATCTGGCAGGACAAATCTACCCGGGGCGTGATTCTATTTGATGAAGTTGCGGAGCAATTAAAATGGGATGGAATGTTACGACGAATCCAATGGTTTTACCAGGCTATCAGGAAGCAGAACGGGAGTATTGGAATTGTATTGCAATCCATTGCCCAGCTACCTAAAAATGAACTTTCTGATGCTATTATTGACAATACTCAGATCTTATATGTTTTGGGAGCCAAAGACTATAAAGCCATACAGGAAAGGTTTAATCTTTCAGATCACGCCTATTACCAAATGTCTTCAATTAAAAAGAATTTCAGCGGAGAAAGGAAATATTCACAATTGTTCCTGCTTCGTGGCGACACGCACCAGGTTTATAACCTGGAGGTTCCCCCGGAGGTTTTTTGGGCCTACCAAACCGACGGAGCCATGAACACTCTGCTGATGAAAGCTTATGATATCACAAAAGATATGGAAACAGCCATTAAGATTATGATTGAAAATCAGCCAAAATTTGAGCAGATCAGAGACGATTTAAAGGGAAGAAAAATAGACGAGGAAGAATCCATCAATATTATTAAAAGAATTACAAAAAATTATGAATATGAAAAAGAAACTTTTTAA
- a CDS encoding helix-turn-helix transcriptional regulator, which translates to MFNTQIEISTFIYILIFAGLLIVAFIQLINVWNKRDRNYYLNFCALLFSGIVYNLIEGLLPDHQFGIDILAQNILAFTVGLVVAFHYLFYLKKIYNLKFYEKISFASIGMAACMALIVLFILPYAVTKSLEISRVFFLGFFFIVLLLMIIVVIKDQIKKIKEEKSAVLKIHYFIGIIGFLGLLSLPFNILVFGDNQVIEQSSFSVGFFFLTIDFFLYGLRKKELKKNIPIAELSARENEILKILLENPELKYAEISERLNISEKTLSTHLNKIYKKIGIRSKKEINEMSKSTRESIIS; encoded by the coding sequence ATGTTTAATACTCAAATTGAAATCAGCACTTTTATTTATATCCTAATATTTGCAGGACTATTAATTGTTGCGTTTATACAATTGATTAATGTATGGAACAAACGAGATCGAAACTATTATCTTAATTTTTGTGCATTATTATTTTCAGGAATAGTTTATAATCTGATCGAAGGCTTACTCCCGGATCATCAATTTGGTATTGATATCCTGGCACAAAATATCCTGGCTTTTACCGTTGGTTTAGTCGTAGCCTTCCATTATCTTTTTTATTTAAAGAAGATCTACAATCTTAAGTTTTACGAAAAAATTTCTTTTGCATCCATTGGGATGGCTGCATGCATGGCCCTTATTGTATTATTTATATTACCCTATGCGGTAACCAAATCATTAGAGATTTCAAGAGTATTTTTTCTAGGATTTTTCTTCATCGTTCTTTTATTGATGATAATTGTTGTTATTAAAGATCAAATAAAAAAAATTAAAGAAGAAAAATCTGCAGTATTAAAAATTCATTATTTCATAGGAATCATTGGATTCTTAGGGCTGCTATCACTACCATTTAATATACTTGTTTTCGGAGATAACCAAGTGATAGAGCAATCCTCTTTTAGTGTTGGATTTTTCTTCCTTACAATAGACTTTTTCCTATATGGATTAAGAAAAAAAGAACTGAAAAAAAATATCCCTATTGCAGAGCTTTCAGCACGAGAAAACGAAATCTTAAAAATTTTGTTAGAAAATCCGGAATTGAAATATGCCGAGATCAGCGAGCGATTAAATATTTCAGAAAAAACGTTATCTACTCATCTTAATAAGATTTATAAAAAAATCGGGATTAGAAGTAAGAAAGAAATCAATGAAATGAGTAAATCTACGCGAGAAAGTATAATTTCTTAG
- a CDS encoding GNAT family N-acetyltransferase, with protein sequence MAEKKDKIDVVNILTSAFINVLIPNSINFVVKNDEKRRERLRSLMEFQFDIGLELGHIFISDDSKGCIIFIDKWKSTLKRIILEVKLLFAVIGIENLFQVLKRENLIKSYHPKQDFIHLWLMGVAPEAQGTGVGSKLLQETLQFYEEKLIYLETTTPENLRFYKKNGFIIFHETFELDYPLYFLKYV encoded by the coding sequence ATGGCTGAAAAAAAAGACAAAATTGATGTTGTTAATATATTAACATCTGCTTTTATTAATGTCTTAATACCGAATTCAATAAATTTTGTCGTCAAGAATGATGAAAAACGCCGGGAGAGATTAAGATCTTTAATGGAGTTTCAGTTTGATATAGGTTTAGAGCTTGGTCATATCTTTATTAGTGATGATTCTAAAGGCTGCATTATATTTATCGATAAATGGAAATCAACGCTTAAACGTATCATTTTAGAAGTTAAGCTCTTATTTGCTGTAATTGGAATCGAAAATCTTTTTCAGGTATTGAAAAGAGAAAATCTTATTAAATCTTATCATCCGAAACAAGACTTTATACATTTATGGCTGATGGGCGTTGCACCAGAAGCCCAGGGAACTGGAGTAGGTAGTAAGCTGCTCCAGGAAACTCTTCAATTTTATGAAGAAAAACTTATCTATCTGGAAACAACGACGCCGGAAAACCTAAGGTTTTATAAGAAAAACGGCTTTATTATTTTCCATGAAACTTTTGAATTAGATTATCCATTATATTTTTTGAAATATGTTTAA
- a CDS encoding type IV secretory system conjugative DNA transfer family protein produces MNLPEFLSKEIIVIFLIIYVVVGLSGYIISSFRGNKGLISFSLILVFGAVIHHCFPYSFIEKLLPFGFAPALILGLLIGLSNYEPKAQPIVDVELNLRGRKRIIRNIFAGVGVFGASRSGKTASVIYSLLIHFAKWGFSGLIYDYKNGELTEICIPLFGKRVKIFAIHRPDISVRLNPINPKYLDDEKEVSAVTQVILDNLAGSQKGENGFFYDTAGSLLSAIILRFSLHYQHYCTIPHVIAFILSVDFSLKKEEQQSKGLQEEAYDTFLGLKNFLIADKRVKIQASSFILGLASEKQTAAVVSTLANALRKISFPESFWALTGNDIDLNLNSKESQTVLSIMNDPKSEEVITPFLATIIHTITKQMMVRHQEPAFILLDEAPTIKLRNMGRISATMASFKIATIYCAQDISQAVIQYTRDGFKAILANLSTLFFGRANDPDTGKFYEQYFEPKKIKTHSRTTGQSSSSKTVSEKEVPKVRSHEFTKFTPGKFAFISGGKAELIKFPKYNIEVEQLPEKENLKSKMIDNYMHIIDEINLFAEQIGISRERKV; encoded by the coding sequence ATGAATTTACCAGAGTTTTTAAGCAAAGAGATCATTGTCATATTTCTTATAATATACGTAGTTGTAGGGCTGTCAGGCTATATTATCTCGTCATTTCGCGGGAACAAAGGATTAATAAGCTTTTCGCTTATTTTGGTATTTGGGGCAGTAATACATCATTGCTTCCCATATTCATTTATTGAGAAACTTCTGCCCTTCGGTTTTGCTCCGGCTCTAATATTGGGACTACTCATAGGGCTTTCCAATTACGAACCTAAAGCACAGCCTATAGTTGATGTAGAATTAAATCTCAGAGGAAGAAAGAGGATTATCCGAAATATTTTCGCAGGGGTTGGAGTTTTCGGAGCTTCCCGAAGTGGTAAAACGGCTTCTGTGATTTATTCGCTTTTAATTCATTTTGCAAAGTGGGGATTCTCTGGTTTAATCTATGATTATAAAAATGGAGAACTAACAGAAATATGCATTCCCCTTTTTGGAAAAAGGGTAAAGATTTTTGCTATACACCGTCCTGATATCAGTGTCAGGCTGAATCCTATTAACCCGAAATATTTGGATGATGAAAAAGAGGTGTCTGCTGTTACGCAGGTAATTTTAGATAACCTTGCCGGTTCACAGAAAGGGGAGAACGGTTTTTTTTATGATACTGCAGGAAGTTTATTAAGTGCCATCATCCTTAGATTTTCACTGCACTATCAACACTACTGTACTATTCCCCACGTTATTGCTTTTATCCTTTCTGTTGATTTTTCTTTAAAAAAAGAGGAACAGCAAAGCAAAGGTTTGCAGGAAGAGGCCTATGACACGTTTTTAGGATTGAAGAACTTTCTTATTGCTGATAAAAGAGTAAAAATCCAGGCATCATCATTTATTTTAGGGCTTGCATCTGAAAAACAAACTGCTGCAGTTGTTTCAACTTTGGCCAATGCTTTAAGAAAGATTTCCTTCCCTGAATCTTTTTGGGCATTGACTGGTAATGATATTGACTTAAATCTTAATTCAAAAGAAAGTCAAACCGTTCTTTCAATCATGAATGATCCAAAATCCGAAGAAGTGATCACTCCTTTTTTGGCCACAATTATTCATACCATTACTAAACAAATGATGGTCCGACATCAGGAACCTGCATTCATCCTTTTGGACGAGGCTCCAACCATCAAATTAAGAAATATGGGCCGAATCTCTGCTACAATGGCCAGCTTTAAGATAGCAACTATCTATTGTGCACAGGACATTTCGCAAGCTGTAATACAATATACGAGGGATGGATTTAAAGCGATCCTGGCCAACTTATCGACCTTGTTCTTTGGTAGAGCCAATGATCCGGACACGGGTAAATTTTATGAGCAATATTTTGAACCTAAGAAAATTAAGACTCATTCAAGAACTACAGGACAATCTTCTTCCTCAAAAACCGTTAGTGAAAAAGAAGTTCCGAAAGTTCGTTCCCATGAGTTCACCAAATTTACACCGGGTAAATTCGCATTTATATCTGGTGGTAAGGCTGAACTGATTAAGTTTCCAAAGTATAATATCGAAGTAGAACAACTTCCGGAGAAGGAAAACTTAAAGTCAAAAATGATTGATAATTACATGCATATCATTGATGAGATCAACCTTTTTGCTGAACAAATAGGAATTTCAAGAGAAAGAAAAGTTTAA
- a CDS encoding DUF5712 family protein: MHVKIVSHDAKKSQSASNIMQYLDKENEKEKLKNEHLILEGKENEINPNSVEYFFNQDYNPYDLEDPNSKINVFEAADNLDKNRGTQNLSSSNFYMLNISPSQQELEHMEKIAIEELTNRGLIFEDIRNIETALDFYNEQKDQLMKLQMKLFTQEVMEQYASQMDREIYANQEALPTDAERKLMKAEIEERFTKFLEDKGIKSGILQPDVNYLGVSKFNEKQEYPHGKIFTFYSSDIEKKIDLFVPEGKYKIEDEQLFIDEEYYSDKYNTIVERENFRNEKIEIPGIAVKSTDYFTDYVKEDKVYLMHQWDEFDKELKLYFDSNEIQMRDGVCYIPESIYNDKLYEAKSQFLSKKFAEIKKSMQEENIKESGFDISKEIDQNGEEFYLNPDKVPSKDDLKKINIKTSVDFNNYLVEKKYIPKKESFKISDWETKKSIKAEVLAESEKAKLLKINDERMPEPVQVWVGNFAIVDKESNDLVKDENGDIQILSDFYEHKIQEILKLETAQKLQFIDFKEIESQKPKFVKNEESISFTFDNTGLKDPLKFNIRTEELTVSANGSYTIERNLFDHKYEKHLIYQAQKEFSKDFEKIKESVHKEMIQAKDFQKDKEIEQRFKNFLVEKNVIREQSKNDNFKVDARILETKYQSTYIAYKRENSLEEIRLWVNNNIISKSEKDGIYFKNEAEITKILDKAIQRDTARKQLVEIYFSKVETEDKKHKEESYKSFNFYKNVPGLSEPVKISFKESDLKQDGDKYFVEKHKLDYKLENAIKFGITKEFGNVKDDIKNEVWKEKGFDTTKRKITGKDLLYYAKIETERKYSYKDKAVVKNKPILTKIKEYQQSRNPLNKMKIADLESQLLRDKYTGEIINEGVKKGGMNYHSHIVVSRHDKISTNPKDKVSMSPNANQKDGQVNNGAKVGFNRDEFAKTVEKVFDEKFEYERPEKEKYAVRNQMKKDLSKKVADRARGEIKGRIKQEIMKHTGMNTVRNELNPSQKIRNELKPLPIPTSFPKSKLDAVIKIVKMAKNLIVDKGMHY, translated from the coding sequence ATGCATGTTAAAATAGTTTCTCACGATGCAAAGAAGTCACAATCTGCATCTAATATAATGCAGTATCTGGATAAGGAAAATGAAAAGGAAAAATTAAAAAATGAACACCTTATTTTAGAAGGCAAAGAGAATGAAATCAATCCTAATTCTGTAGAATATTTTTTCAATCAAGACTACAATCCGTATGATCTGGAAGACCCAAATTCAAAGATTAATGTATTTGAAGCTGCAGACAATTTAGACAAAAACAGAGGCACTCAAAATCTTTCTTCCAGTAATTTTTATATGCTCAATATCAGTCCTAGTCAGCAGGAATTGGAGCATATGGAAAAGATAGCCATTGAAGAGCTAACAAACCGAGGACTGATCTTTGAAGATATCCGAAATATTGAAACCGCATTAGATTTTTATAATGAGCAGAAAGATCAATTAATGAAGCTGCAAATGAAATTATTTACTCAGGAGGTTATGGAGCAATATGCTTCTCAGATGGATAGAGAGATTTACGCCAATCAGGAAGCGCTTCCGACAGATGCAGAACGAAAATTAATGAAGGCCGAAATTGAAGAAAGATTTACGAAATTTTTAGAAGATAAAGGCATAAAAAGTGGAATCCTGCAACCGGATGTAAACTATCTGGGAGTGAGTAAGTTTAATGAAAAACAGGAATATCCACACGGCAAGATATTTACTTTTTATTCTTCCGATATTGAGAAAAAAATCGATCTATTTGTGCCGGAAGGAAAGTATAAAATTGAAGATGAACAGCTTTTTATTGACGAAGAATATTATTCAGATAAGTATAATACAATAGTTGAAAGAGAAAATTTCAGGAATGAAAAAATAGAAATTCCAGGTATAGCAGTCAAAAGTACTGACTATTTTACAGATTATGTGAAAGAAGATAAAGTGTATCTTATGCATCAATGGGATGAATTTGATAAGGAACTTAAACTTTATTTTGATAGCAATGAAATACAAATGCGTGATGGTGTTTGCTATATTCCTGAAAGTATTTATAACGATAAGCTTTATGAGGCAAAAAGCCAGTTTCTGAGTAAAAAATTTGCAGAAATTAAGAAATCCATGCAGGAGGAAAATATAAAAGAATCGGGTTTTGATATTTCAAAAGAAATCGATCAAAATGGAGAAGAATTTTATTTGAATCCTGACAAAGTTCCTTCAAAGGATGATCTGAAAAAAATCAATATTAAAACTTCTGTAGATTTCAATAATTACCTTGTTGAGAAGAAATATATACCCAAGAAAGAAAGTTTTAAAATTTCGGATTGGGAAACTAAAAAATCCATTAAAGCAGAAGTCCTGGCAGAAAGTGAGAAAGCAAAATTATTGAAGATAAATGATGAAAGAATGCCGGAACCAGTTCAGGTCTGGGTTGGGAATTTCGCCATTGTAGATAAAGAATCTAATGATCTGGTAAAAGATGAAAATGGAGATATTCAGATCTTATCTGATTTTTACGAGCATAAAATACAGGAAATATTAAAATTAGAAACAGCACAAAAATTACAGTTCATTGATTTCAAGGAGATTGAAAGTCAAAAACCAAAGTTTGTTAAGAACGAAGAAAGTATTTCTTTTACATTTGATAATACGGGATTAAAAGACCCGTTAAAATTTAATATCCGGACAGAAGAGCTAACTGTTTCAGCGAATGGCAGCTATACTATTGAAAGAAATCTTTTTGATCATAAATATGAAAAACATCTAATCTATCAGGCCCAGAAGGAATTTTCTAAGGATTTCGAAAAAATTAAAGAATCAGTACATAAAGAAATGATTCAAGCTAAGGATTTCCAAAAAGATAAGGAAATAGAACAGCGATTCAAAAACTTTTTAGTGGAGAAAAATGTTATTAGGGAGCAATCTAAGAACGATAATTTTAAAGTTGATGCTAGGATATTGGAGACTAAATATCAGTCTACATACATAGCTTATAAGCGTGAGAACAGTCTCGAAGAAATAAGGCTTTGGGTAAATAATAATATCATAAGCAAATCAGAAAAAGACGGTATTTATTTTAAAAACGAAGCCGAGATTACTAAAATATTAGATAAAGCAATTCAGAGAGACACTGCCCGCAAACAGCTTGTAGAGATTTACTTTTCCAAAGTTGAAACTGAAGATAAGAAACATAAAGAAGAGAGCTATAAGAGTTTCAATTTTTATAAAAATGTCCCTGGCCTTAGTGAACCCGTTAAAATTTCCTTTAAAGAATCTGATCTAAAACAGGATGGCGATAAGTATTTTGTTGAGAAACATAAGTTGGATTATAAATTGGAAAATGCCATAAAATTTGGCATTACAAAAGAGTTCGGGAACGTCAAGGACGATATCAAAAATGAAGTCTGGAAAGAGAAAGGGTTTGATACTACCAAACGCAAGATCACAGGCAAAGACCTGCTGTATTATGCAAAAATTGAGACTGAAAGAAAATACAGCTATAAAGACAAGGCAGTTGTCAAGAATAAGCCTATTCTTACTAAGATCAAAGAATATCAGCAGAGCAGGAACCCATTAAATAAAATGAAGATTGCTGATTTGGAAAGCCAGCTTTTACGAGATAAATATACAGGAGAAATTATCAATGAAGGTGTAAAGAAAGGGGGAATGAACTATCATTCTCATATTGTGGTCTCCCGACACGATAAGATCAGTACTAATCCCAAGGATAAAGTTTCCATGTCACCGAATGCCAATCAAAAAGACGGACAGGTTAACAATGGAGCTAAGGTTGGATTTAACCGTGATGAATTTGCGAAAACTGTTGAAAAGGTTTTTGATGAAAAATTTGAATACGAAAGACCGGAAAAGGAAAAATACGCAGTTCGGAACCAAATGAAAAAAGACCTATCGAAAAAAGTAGCTGACCGGGCCCGGGGAGAAATCAAAGGAAGGATTAAACAGGAGATTATGAAACATACAGGCATGAACACGGTAAGAAATGAACTTAATCCTTCACAGAAGATTAGGAATGAACTTAAGCCCCTGCCAATTCCAACGAGTTTTCCAAAAAGCAAATTGGATGCAGTAATTAAAATCGTCAAGATGGCAAAAAATTTAATCGTAGACAAAGGAATGCACTATTAA